The DNA region ACCTACCTGGGATTCGGGAAACCCTTCGGTTCACGGGCCCCGTCCTGGCGGACATCTACCTGGGCAAGATCAAAACCTGGAATGACCCTGCCCTGCAGGAGCTCAACCCCAACGTGAAGCTTCCTCCCCTACCCATCACCGTGGTGCACCGTTCCGACGGCTCCGGCACCACCTACGTTTGGGTGGACTACCTTTCCAAGGTCTCCCCCGAGTGGGCCAGCAAGGTGGGGCGGGGTACCAGCGTCCAGTGGCCCGTGGGCGTGGGAGGTAAGGGCAACGAGGGCGTGGCCGGTGTGGTCAAACAGACCCCTGGGGCGATAGGCTACGTGGAGGTCACCTACGCCAAGCAGAACAACCTGAGCTACGGGGCTGTGAGGAACAAGGCGGGGCGGTTCATCCTGGCGGACCTGGCCAGCATCAAATCCGCCGCCAACGTGCCTCTTCCCGGGGACATGCGGGTCTCCCTCACCGACACCACAGCTCCCGATGGCTACCCCATCGCCAGCTTCACCTACCTCCTCCTCTACGAAAACCTCTCCGCCAACAAGGCGGTGAAGAGCGAGGCGGAGGCCCGGGCCCTGGTGGAGTTCGTGAAGTGGATCCTCACCGAGGGACAGAGGTACAACGAGCCCCTCACCTACGGAGCCTTGGACTCTGTACCCCAACAGCGGGCCCTGAGCCTTCTCTCCC from Thermus neutrinimicus includes:
- the pstS gene encoding phosphate ABC transporter substrate-binding protein PstS — translated: MRRIGIAVFGALALTASAWAQEAITLVGAGATFPYPLMAKYGDEYTRLTRGKVRINYQSIGSGGGIRQFLEQTVHFGASDAPLSDEVLKDVRTRFKSNALNIGYALGAVVPTYNLPGIRETLRFTGPVLADIYLGKIKTWNDPALQELNPNVKLPPLPITVVHRSDGSGTTYVWVDYLSKVSPEWASKVGRGTSVQWPVGVGGKGNEGVAGVVKQTPGAIGYVEVTYAKQNNLSYGAVRNKAGRFILADLASIKSAANVPLPGDMRVSLTDTTAPDGYPIASFTYLLLYENLSANKAVKSEAEARALVEFVKWILTEGQRYNEPLTYGALDSVPQQRALSLLSRVTYEGKPIGKEIVGR